TAAATCCTGTTTAAACTCACCCATTTTTTTAATTAATTCATGTGGTTCCACATTATCTAAAATTGAGTATTCAAAAGTGTTTTGCACAATATGTGTTTGTGCCTCTTTTGTTAATAAAAATTCTAGTAGCTTTCTGGCATTTTCTGGATTTGGAGAATCTTTTAAAATTCCACCACCACTAATATTAATATGTGTTCCTCTATCTGATTGATTAGGAAAGAATGGAATAACTTTTTTTGCAGCATTTTGTTGTTCTTCACCTTTTTGACCAGATAACATCAATGCATAATAATAAGTATTTGCTACAGCCAAATCTGCTTCGCCCGCTGCTACTGATAAAATTTGAGCCCTATCATTTCCTTTTGGAGATCTTGCAAAATTATTTACAAAACTTTTCATCCATTTTTCTACATTTTTTTTTCCGTTATTATGGATTAATGAAGCTATTAATGATTGATTGTATATGTTGTCAGATTTTCTTATTGCAATTCTATTTTTCCATTTTGCATCAGCCAAATTTTCATAAGTCAGATTTTGTATTTCACTTGAATTAACTCTTTCCTTTGAATAATAAAAAATTCTCGCCCTTTTAGCTATTCCAGTCCAATTCTCAGACCTTAAATTTTTTGGCACTTGTTTTTCAATTTTGCTTGAATTTAGTTTTTGAAACATCTCCTTCTGATCAAAAGCTCCTAATCTTCCTGCATCTGCAGTAATATAAATGTCTGCCTTTGAATCTTTGCCTTCTTCAATCATTCTTTTTTGAAGCGCTTTATCTTTTCCAGAGACAACGTTGACTTTTATTCCAGTTAAAGATGTGAATTTTTCATATAACTGAATATCAGTGTCGTAATGTCTTGAACTGAATACGTTAACTTCATTAGCATTAGCTAGATTATTAAATACACCTAATACAAATAATAAAATTGTTATAATTTTCATGTTTTTTATTTCTCTAGCCTGAGTTGATAAAATTAGAATTGATCTAATTGCGAATGATTATCAATCGCAATAGGGATTGTCAAGCCTTATATTTATGAATTCCAATCTCCTATTTTACTAAATAAGAAATTTCTAAATGCTTGAACTCTTGCAGTATTCTTTAATGATTGAGGATAAACGAAATGTGCTTCAGTTATTGGTCCTTCTGATTTTGGAAGAACTTTTATTACATTTGAAGAATTAGTAACTAAATATTCAGGTAATGCAGCTAACCCAACCCCAGACTCTACTGCTAGAAGTAAACCCATTACGCTGTTTACTTTCATGATAGTTTTTCTTTTTTTTCCATCAGGCATACCTAATTTTAATGCCCAGTCTGGATTATAAACCGGTGAAGGGGCACCTTTACCAAATGAGATAAATTTATGCTTATTTAAGTCATTTACAGTTTTTGGCATTCCAAATTTTTCTAGATATTTATTTGAACCATAGATGTAATACTTAAGATCAATCAATTTTTTTTGAATATAATTCAATTGCTTTGGTCTTCTCATGAAAATACCAATGTCTGCTTGTCTTGTGCTCAAATCTAATTCTTTATCTTCAAAAATTAATTCAATTTCTATTTCAGGATTTAGCCTCATAAATTCTTGAATTCTTGGTGTTAACCAGTGTGTTCCAAAGCTTCTTACTGTTGTAATTGTAAGTTTTCCAGTTGGCTTATTTTTTTGATCTCCTAAAGAAGTTTCTACTTCTTTTAATTTACTAATAACTTCGTGAGCAGTTTTAAATACATATTCACCATTTTCTGTAAGTGTAAGTCCTCTTGCATGTCTTTCAAATAATTGAACTTTTAAATCTTGTTCTAAAGATTGAATTTGTCTACTGATTGCTGATTGGCTTAGATTTAAATTAATTGTTGCGTTAGTAAAACTTCCAGCTTCTGCAACTGCATGAAAAATTTTTAGTTTATCCCAATCCATTACTTATTAAGATCAACTAAAACTCTTCCTGATATCTCTCCTTTTAATATTTTAGGATAAGTTTCAATTAACTCCTCTAAACTTACATTTTGAACAGATGGTTCTATTAAACTAAAATCGATTAAATTTGCTGCTTCTCCCCAAATAAATTCTCTTCTTTTAATACTACAATTTGCTGAATCCATTCCCCATAATTTAATTCCTCTCAACATAAATGGAATTACATTTGTATTAAGTTCGTTAGTATTTGCATTTCCACAAACAGCTATTATGCCATTTGGTTTTGTTTGCACAATTGTATTAGCCAATATTTTTCCACCAACAGTATCTACAACTCCATCCCATAAACCTTTATCAATTAACTTTGGATCTTTATCAAATTCAGATCTATTAATTACATTTTTTGCCCCAAGTGATTTTAAGTAATCTGCTTTAGAATCTTTTCCTGTTACTGCAGTAACATTGTATCCAAGTTTACTTAAAGCAATTACCGCTACGCTACCTACTCCACCAGTTGCACCAGTTACCAAAACATCATTAACTTTTTCACCTAATAATATTCCTTCACGAGCTTGAATTGTAAATGCACTCATTAATGATGTAAACCCAGCTGTACCTAAAATCATAGCTTGTTTAGAAGTAAGGTTTGATGGTTTTTTTACTAAAAAATTTCCGTCAACTTTTGCTATTTGAGAATAGCCACCATAAAAAACTTCACCAACTCTAAATCCTGTAAGAATAACTTCATCGCCTTCTTTGAATTTTGAGTTTTCACTTTCAATAACTGTCCCTGAAAAATCAATACCAGGTATATGAGGAAACTCTTTAACAAGTCTTCCACCATTTTTTAAGATCATTCCATCTTTAAAGTTTAAATCAGAGTAATCAACTTTTACTGTTACATCACCGTGTTTTAAAAAACTTTTGTCTATTGATTTAATTTCTCTTGTAAAGTTCTCACCATCTTGATTAAGAACTATAGCTTTGAAATTATCTGGCACTTTATTTTGTTATGAATCTTAAATATCTATTTTGGAAGCTTAAATCATCTTTAAACAACCCAAGATAATAATTAGTTACTGTTGTTGCGTTTTCTTTTTTTATTCCTCTCATCGTCATGCATTGATGAGTTGAGTCAATTGTTACTGCTACACCTTTTGCGTCTAGTGACTCCATAATTGTTTTTGCAATCTGCATTGTTAGTCTTTCTTGAGTTTGTAATCTTTTTGAGAAGACTTCAACAACTCTTGCAAGCTTACTTAAGCCAACTACTCTATCTTTTGGAATATATGCTACATGAGCTTTTCCAATAATAGGAGCCATATGATGCTCACAATGACTTTGCACTGAAATGTTTTTTTGGACCACCATGTCGTCATACCCATCCACGTCTCCAAAAGTTTTATCTAAAACTATTCTTGGGTCTTCATGATAACCTTTAAAATATTCTTTAAATGCTTTTGTTACTCTTTTTGGGGTTTCTAACAATCCTTCTCTATTTGGATCTTCACCCATCCATGCCAAAATTGTTCTAAAAGCATCCTCTGCCTCTTTGTCAGATACTTTTTTTTGTTCTTGAACAGTTTTGTCTTCTTTTACTAATTTCATGAAAAAGTCTTATACCGATAAATTAATATTTTTAAAATATTTAATATAGACAAATATATGCTACATAATCACTACTTATGTTCAAAAAAAGAGAAAATGTTGAGGAAATAGAAGAAGGAAATCTTCTTTCACCAAAATTCGATAATGACGGATTAATTCCAGTCATTACTATGTGTGCTAAAACTAAAGATATTCTAATGCATGGTTATATGAATGTTGAGGCATTTCAAAAAACAATAGAAACTAAAGAAGCTCATTATTTCAGTAGATCAAGAAAAGCTATTTGGCATAAAGGTAAAACAAGTGGTTTTGTTCAAAAAGTTACAGAGATCAGAATTGACGATGACCAAGACTCGGTTTGGCTTACAGTAGATATTGGAGAAGGTGCAAGTTGCCATGTTGGATACCGTTCATGTTTTTATAGATCAATTCCTTTAGGTCCAATTGATAATGCAAGAAAAATTGAAATGAAATTTCTTGAAGATGAAAAAAAATTTGATCCTGAAGAAGTTTATAAAGGTCAACCTAATCCAACAAAAATTTAATGTCAGAAAAACAAAAAAATGTTCTTGGAGAAGAACTTGAGGATTGCTCACAAGATCCACTAACAGGTTGGTATAGAGATGGATGTTGTAACACTGATGACAATGATCGTGGTGTTCACACTGTTTGTGCAAAAGTTACAACTGAATTTTTAGAATGGTGTAAAGAAGCTGGTAATGATTTAATTACACCTCATCCAGAATTTGGGTTTCCAGGATTAAAAGATGGAGATGGATGGTGTGTTTGTGCAACTTGGTATGCACGAGCAGTTGAAGCTGGTAAAGGTTGTCCAATTAAATTGAAAAGCACTCACGAGAATACATTAAAACTAATTCCAATTGAAACTTTAAAAAAATTTGCAATAGATCTTTCTTAAAGATCTACATATTTCCATACTTAGGACCACCACCACCTTCAGGAGTTACCCAAGTAATATTTTGAGACGGTTCTTTTATGTCACATGTTTTGCAGTGAATACAATTTTGAGAATTGATGACAAATTTATTTATATCTCCTTCCTTTTGAACTTCATAAACACCAGCTGGACAATATCTTTGTGCA
The DNA window shown above is from alpha proteobacterium HIMB5 and carries:
- a CDS encoding GTP cyclohydrolase I (PFAM: GTP cyclohydrolase I~TIGRFAM: GTP cyclohydrolase I), with translation MKLVKEDKTVQEQKKVSDKEAEDAFRTILAWMGEDPNREGLLETPKRVTKAFKEYFKGYHEDPRIVLDKTFGDVDGYDDMVVQKNISVQSHCEHHMAPIIGKAHVAYIPKDRVVGLSKLARVVEVFSKRLQTQERLTMQIAKTIMESLDAKGVAVTIDSTHQCMTMRGIKKENATTVTNYYLGLFKDDLSFQNRYLRFITK
- a CDS encoding extracellular solute-binding protein (PFAM: Bacterial extracellular solute-binding protein) codes for the protein MKIITILLFVLGVFNNLANANEVNVFSSRHYDTDIQLYEKFTSLTGIKVNVVSGKDKALQKRMIEEGKDSKADIYITADAGRLGAFDQKEMFQKLNSSKIEKQVPKNLRSENWTGIAKRARIFYYSKERVNSSEIQNLTYENLADAKWKNRIAIRKSDNIYNQSLIASLIHNNGKKNVEKWMKSFVNNFARSPKGNDRAQILSVAAGEADLAVANTYYYALMLSGQKGEEQQNAAKKVIPFFPNQSDRGTHINISGGGILKDSPNPENARKLLEFLLTKEAQTHIVQNTFEYSILDNVEPHELIKKMGEFKQDLNTPVKNYIKYQSDAFEMMLKAGWK
- a CDS encoding hypothetical protein (PFAM: Uncharacterized protein conserved in bacteria (DUF2237)) — encoded protein: MSEKQKNVLGEELEDCSQDPLTGWYRDGCCNTDDNDRGVHTVCAKVTTEFLEWCKEAGNDLITPHPEFGFPGLKDGDGWCVCATWYARAVEAGKGCPIKLKSTHENTLKLIPIETLKKFAIDLS
- a CDS encoding Phosphoribosyl-AMP cyclohydrolase (PFAM: Phosphoribosyl-AMP cyclohydrolase), which encodes MFKKRENVEEIEEGNLLSPKFDNDGLIPVITMCAKTKDILMHGYMNVEAFQKTIETKEAHYFSRSRKAIWHKGKTSGFVQKVTEIRIDDDQDSVWLTVDIGEGASCHVGYRSCFYRSIPLGPIDNARKIEMKFLEDEKKFDPEEVYKGQPNPTKI
- a CDS encoding Bacterial regulatory helix-turn-helix protein, lysR family,ligand-binding protein, LysR family (PFAM: Bacterial regulatory helix-turn-helix protein, lysR family; LysR substrate binding domain), which encodes MDWDKLKIFHAVAEAGSFTNATINLNLSQSAISRQIQSLEQDLKVQLFERHARGLTLTENGEYVFKTAHEVISKLKEVETSLGDQKNKPTGKLTITTVRSFGTHWLTPRIQEFMRLNPEIEIELIFEDKELDLSTRQADIGIFMRRPKQLNYIQKKLIDLKYYIYGSNKYLEKFGMPKTVNDLNKHKFISFGKGAPSPVYNPDWALKLGMPDGKKRKTIMKVNSVMGLLLAVESGVGLAALPEYLVTNSSNVIKVLPKSEGPITEAHFVYPQSLKNTARVQAFRNFLFSKIGDWNS
- a CDS encoding quinone oxidoreductase, YhdH/YhfP family (PFAM: Alcohol dehydrogenase GroES-like domain; Zinc-binding dehydrogenase~TIGRFAM: quinone oxidoreductase, YhdH/YhfP family); this translates as MPDNFKAIVLNQDGENFTREIKSIDKSFLKHGDVTVKVDYSDLNFKDGMILKNGGRLVKEFPHIPGIDFSGTVIESENSKFKEGDEVILTGFRVGEVFYGGYSQIAKVDGNFLVKKPSNLTSKQAMILGTAGFTSLMSAFTIQAREGILLGEKVNDVLVTGATGGVGSVAVIALSKLGYNVTAVTGKDSKADYLKSLGAKNVINRSEFDKDPKLIDKGLWDGVVDTVGGKILANTIVQTKPNGIIAVCGNANTNELNTNVIPFMLRGIKLWGMDSANCSIKRREFIWGEAANLIDFSLIEPSVQNVSLEELIETYPKILKGEISGRVLVDLNK